One Plasmodium malariae genome assembly, contig: PmUG01_00_7, whole genome shotgun sequence genomic window, gacGATTAACTTTTCCTGTTATACTCTCATTCTCAATTAACGtattaatttctttaatGATCCTatctctctttttttaacattttttaaagccACGATTTTGGTTTCGATAGAATTTTctagtaataatatagttGTTCTTGAATTGAATGTTTCATCTTCactgtttttattatctaaatgttaattacatatagtttacaaataaaagaatatatttttaatattcataatttgataaatttatttaagcATTAAATAGAACTTTTTTgttatcatatatacataatatgaGTTAAAATAGAAAGAGAATTTTATTCAATTCTATAATACTGCATCgttgtaataataacatatccaaataaaaagcatatataaaggagttttaaattatatatttaatttttcttttcgaGGTCGTatagtttaattttataatatttatatttctgtgTACAAAAGTCTATATTACTACAAGATATTCTTAGAAAAATAGAACTAATGTAGttcatattttacattattatacgttttaaaaaaatactatgatgtataataaaatacatatattaggttcctcaaaaaaaaagttaattttaaaaatgttttagtAAATACGTTCAATAAAACTATTTAAACAAGTGCAACATAAAATAGTTGGAGAActaatttattaatgaattcccatatatatataaattatatataacagaaCAATTCTAAAATCttgttgtatatattttccattacgaaaataaaataaaaaggatcTTTTAgtgaataaatattttattttacaattagaatagaaaaattagtTTCTGTGAAAACAGATACATTAGCATAAATTAGGAGTAAtagttattaatttttttctaagcTTCCTGATAATAAGATTGgctattttacatattataccataaaaacataatttaaaagttgAAAAACTTTACTTATAGTGTATCTTATAATGTTcgtacaataaaaaaaataaaaaaaaagaaaaaaaatgttttaattacAATTTATAATCTAACACTCGCCATATACCTACAGCAtgtaaatattcatatacaaataattttaatcaCATTTTAGCAATTAATTTACCTACAAATttaatcttttaaaatttaccaTTTACATTAactcatttatatatatgtacttattattatgaacggaatacaataaattttatataatttataataatgcattttatttattataaccaGAAAAAAACTAAGCAGATTTAGTGCATAggtaatttattttccattttgtttttttttcataagaaaaattatcatatttattacatattataagaataataatatttaaaaaaaagagtactATAGTAAGAGGAACTgcagtaaaaataaatttttagtaagataattaaaaataaattataaaaataaaattaattttttaaaaataattaataatgaatataatgaaactttaaattgttttttttcctatataatatatattacttatagtattacacaaaaataagataattataattttattgcaAGTTtccatatgcatatattatatacagaGCTATAAACATAGTTAAAAAAGATTGTGGGTTTGAATTCTTTAAATGTTTCCTTTATATCAACGtcaaatattttgttaaaattaaaaaattttctgtttatataataactaTTAGGGTTCATAGCAATAACTAATACTACCTATAATTACGAATacaaaatgttaaaaattatataaacgtATTATCttctgtttatttatttttttctaacatTTCATGAAATCAATCGATATTGTAATTTTTGGagcattttgttttttctaattCGTATTATGcactatatatttactaaaaatattcacgtttatttaaaatagttaattatgtataatcagaaaaattaaagaatcatctatatataatttctattttttttgaaatatttaattagttCCTAAATACATGTATTCACCATAAAttagtattaataaatatatattttataatatatatgtatttaataattcatatatatatatttataccttAATACTTGTTGACCCCTGTAAATATATTGTCACTTGTAATAAATGTTTCTTATAGATAttccttttatattaataaattatttttatcataattagAGATGTTATTAATGCTACAAAATAATGGATTATATAACTCTTTTTTTcagtattttatataaaaataaattaatttagaTTATAAATATCTTCcatgaaattattattttcgtaTTGTTTGATTAAGTAGCACTTCTACAATAGTACTACTATAAATTCTATTATGTAtacacaaacatatatatgataaaatattctcTAAAATGGGGACCATTACAATTTATATCTACATGTATTTAATTCTACTCAAGCTTCACTctgatatttatttattctaattaatttattttttaaaaaaattttgaatccttttatttacaaataagttaacatttatttgatattctgtctacataaaaaaaaaaatattttaaatcattttacataagtatattatatgcagagaagaatatatttaataaaattcattagcatttaaaaaaaaaaaaaaaatacatataactttttttttattataattcttattatCAATTTCTTCATTTCATCATATAGAATTGTTCGTATGCATTATTTCATATTCTATATCTCTTTAGTGTATTTTTgcaaacaatatatatacttatattatttcattaacaaaaaataacattttaattgtatattaatgggataaatgaaaatatattaatattataattttaatttgaaCCTATAATGatacaattttaataatttaaatttattcatgAACACTACTAggaaaatattcatattcaaaatcatatacattatatttatttaattaaacactgtataaaaaatatagtaatttttatatacaactAATTTAAACCTATGTAAccagtaaaaaatattgcataaatatgaattgtctaaaaaaaaataatacccttttttaatttcatattttttaaaaaatgagttTTATAAATGTGATGTTTATtgtcattttaaaaatatatattcgtatacatctatatataatattaactcTTATATATACTCTTactcattaaaaatataaaaaaaaatataaaaataagtacacattattacattttaatacaaaaaatatgtattttttaatattattaatgatatTTCAGTTTCTTACAGACATATGcttctatttatatatttggaattataaaaactataaatgaacaatttatttgtaccatatattaattttaattaatttatttaatattttaataatgtgaagaataaaaaaatatatacaatttatttataaattttcattataatgtatattaaattagTCTTACCAAAATGTAATTAACATCAAAATTaagtttaataataaataactataaatctttattttaattgtagAGATAACGAATCTATAATTTGGCaaagttttataaataatagatatttaataaggatatatgtttttcatatatatatatacaaatgtatattatccaaaaaatatataagttcaTTAAAATGGTATTTAGAgttataatttcttataacatatttctcataaaaaatattttatagaatgAATATTAagatttcattttaataaaaaaaatatatatatattatatcaatataacaaatattttctttttctttcattaaaTACGAAAATTTACACGTTTATTGCTAATTTAAAACTAATAGCCCATGTTCTTAATAACGTGAATAACTAACAATATTAGACTATTATAATATCTATAATAGTAAgcagaatattttatttaaaatacaaattattaaaataattctgtaaaattatatgaattccttgattatatattaatttcaatgcacaaatatatttttttttgtagaaatatatttaaatataaaatgtacaaatgataagataaatatatttaagttgaaaaaatacattataatataaactgAAAAGTATTAAAGCattcaaatttattaaaaaattgaagacTCAATTTAATGTTGTCTATAGAGAAGacaacgtatatatatgcgtatataaaaaatttaagtaattatatttttatttactagGTTAATCATTTATGCTATTACAGATATTACTTCGTGTTAAAGAATtaccacaaaaaaaaaagcacatATCATGGTGTTCATTTTACCTTTTCctaaacttaattttttcaattttttttacttttttattgtagTAAATAAGACCGGACATAAATGTAATacctaatataataaaaggtacgaaatatattataaaaccaAATAAATTACACGATACATGGATTTCCGATTTCCATTTGCTATTTTTCCATATTGACAATTCGAAAGATGGTCTTAATATTTCAGACCAATGATTccgtaaaatataattcaattttCCTCTTAACGAAGTCCAAAAATCACTATCATATGTATTCAATAACGCGCTCAAGCAATTTATAAAACCATAACCCacgaataaatataatataagtGATATCAATAATAACAGAAACAATAATATAGGTAGGGATAGTCATAtcccatattttttactcattatttttttatacaatttaTCACTAATTATCCTgttgtttttaataaaattcacataatcaagttctttaaatatatttttttctaaatggaatatttttttgttttaaaaatacacaaagtatttttcttatcttCTCTATGACTTCCTGCtttatttaatgaacttTCTTTCAATTGTTTCTTCCTTCTTTTATCTCTTTTATCGTTATtacatacattatttttttctttctttatattatatggtatcttttttcttaatacaACAATACTTGAATcctgattttttttatatttcgaTAGTAACCTACAATCACTTCTGCCTATTTTTCTATCAAATTTGAAGTTCTCACTCAAATATTCGTTGAACATACTCcgaaaatataatgtaaatatttgttatttaatgaaaaaaaatttcctcctacaataaattattaataaaaataaaacactaaaaatattaataaatcaaatattttcaaaataatattattgtacCTTATCATTCTCAAAACAGTGTATCCATGATAAAAGTATAAACgcagaaattttaataattaaaagtaacctaattttttgttccagGATATATTTCCTTAATAGTGTAATATATTCAGTAAAGAccaaattaacaataataaaatatttataaatgttaaagctcactataattttttatttatttttttttattattatttgtttttttttttctagtaTAGAATCAATAAAATCTATACACTTATAATACTCTTTACAGCAGATACCAAGAAAAGTAACTTTTAAgacatattataaaattattgtattaatttattttataaaactaatatcatttaaatagaataattttcattgttTAATGAATATACAGAATATACACATTATTTAGTATaacagtaaaataatatttttattaatagtttttaaaaattaaaaaacatatattcttaatatttgtaaatattgaGTAATGCTggaatatagaatatatactTTGAAAAATGTATACACTATGTAtagaatacatataatattttgtaatatattaaggAAATTAACTAATATCAACgatgtatttatattaataatggtaataatataaatattattttttggaaaaaccgttaatatataatgaaatgttaattattaaaataatataataatagtaatgataAATGTAAAACGTAAAAATTTGTACAGAATTTCGTCaaatgtttattataatattttcgttataaaatggaatataatatatttaataattcaaatttatataatacatcaAAATCTATAAAGCaatccatattttttagtgTAATTaggttttaattttttatttttgtgcaatcatttttgataattataatttttaattgaatttaattcatatgaatatttttaggtaaaatgtttttaaattcttttacaaaaatgttttttaaattaagtatactaatttagaaaaaaaataaaaaaaagaaaatagtaataaaataaataatgtaaactGAAATTCTTCCATTAAAGTTTTTATAACAAGAATAAACCTGGTACATTAAGTTCTCTctcaaattatatattaataagaattcttatttttttactaataatctcattatattataaatatttatgttattttaataaagtaCTTTTAAATTAACCATTGTATAGGCGTAACAATAAAACgattaaagtatatatactattACTTATTGAAACACTactataatacataaaattaataaagaagAACATACACTCACAAACAGTACTAAAATTACAGTAATAAATACTGAATATTCCataagaataagaaaaaacCTAACTCTAAAcctaaatttttgtttaagaaatatatattaaaaaataaaaattttctttttgctATTATTTAAGAAATGTGCATTATAAACATGAAAATATTGAcgatgtttaaaaaaaactatatgtattattataaatttttaaaattatattatcaattaatatatttatatcataaaaaataacaaaaatatatagtttgtttattaatatatttttattatattatatatttaatttatttttccacataaaaatattatcatagttaataaagtaataaaatgGAGAATATATTtagctttttatttaattgtaaaGTTATAGTATCGATTAcgtaataattataagtaatatatatataataagaatatattttttattacataattataagtccaattttacataattaaaaaaaaaattaaatatattaaaattttctactATAATTATgtctaataatataattctcttaaatattttatagaaaaaataaaatttttttctttcgtagaaaaaaaatatatatatacacatcaGTGTAAAACAATAtctcaatttttttcatttgatataaaataagacacatttatttctaatttatatctaataataaattttccgaaaaagtgaaaatatattcatttttgaCAAGAAcaagtgaaaaaataaaaagtactattttatataattcatatataaatttccaAAACCTTAGAATAAAACTATATGAATTCttgtgttatatatattaattttaacatacaaatatatattttttttaaatatattaaatacataaatatatttattaggccacactaattaatttaaatgggatatatttttgaacgtccatacataaaaataataaaacattcaaaattaacaaaaaattagaaacatatttttttattgttctgtataaaaaatatcttgTACATATGGGTGAATTTATAAAGCATAAGCAATTATAACTATGTTTACTACGCACAACCTTAAATGTATTACagatattataataatgatattaaagagatcttttaaaaaaaaaaaatactcattatttatttactcaTTCATCAACTTaagtttattatatatctctttattttttaagatcCTAGgtattgttattataattaaaattgaaaatataacaatatctATGGCATATAATATTGCACATGTATAAGGATCTAAACTTTCTGGAATTTTAATAATCGaatctaaattttttctaattttaacCCCTACTTTTTTCCACGAAACATAAATATCTCCTATAATGTATAATACCCccaacataataaaaattaaaaataaaacaactCCATATCTGTAACgtctaaattttatttttcctaatGCTATGTCACAAagtcttctttttttttctagaaAATGAGAGTAATCTTTCTGtttaatccattttttctcaaaatgaaaatgttttccatcaaaAATTCCATTGCTATAATCTATAACTTCGGTATAGTATTGcgctttatttaataaatttttattagatttttttc contains:
- the PmUG01_00020000 gene encoding fam-m protein codes for the protein MEHKIKQIIFIKIFVFIFLFWICHLKSYMIIFDKSFEEYYNIYRKLDTRIFRLLTIYKHDKDSYILGLKQNILNNTDYKKKNITINEKEAQFKRKKSNKNLLNKAQYYTEVIDYSNGIFDGKHFHFEKKWIKQKDYSHFLEKKRRLCDIALGKIKFRRYRYGVVLFLIFIMLGVLYIIGDIYVSWKKVGVKIRKNLDSIIKIPESLDPYTCAILYAIDIVIFSILIIITIPRILKNKEIYNKLKLMNE